In a single window of the Euleptes europaea isolate rEulEur1 chromosome 4, rEulEur1.hap1, whole genome shotgun sequence genome:
- the LOC130476378 gene encoding galactosylceramide sulfotransferase-like, with protein sequence MNCFWLPFAIWKRRSWLVAGLLLLLLLLLRHLAMHERLKSNPREKLFHLHQKTAFPHSFAKAWGSGKAGLEKQGGPNIVFLKTHKTGSSTVQNILFRAGEQRNLTVAFPRYSYQFAYPEHFSRDFVEDLPPRAARFNLLCSHMRLDAGEARAVVPPPAVFLTILRDPARTFESVFHYYRNIVPAFQPLSNHSKPLLAFLEAPHRYYNAQDVSNGLARNPMTFDLGLNTSQEAAPSDRWASELERLNRTFQLVMIAEHFDESLLLARELLGLGMDELMYVRLNVRHKEEEPMARELVQKIQAWNWVDVQLYRFFQSVFWRKVERYGYVRMKRELAAFRALLRKAAGKCLAGEPVGPEVMADELRPWQPGSVTILGYNLRQNLTSDQYRDCFRMVLPELQYHAYLYYRQYGRDMRPLPTA encoded by the exons ATGAACTGTTTCTGGCTACCTTTTGCCATCTGGAAGCGCCGCTCCTGGCTGGTGGCTGGCCTCTTGctccttttgctgctgctgctccggcaCTTGGCCATGCA TGAAAGACTGAAGAGCAATCCTAGAGAAAAGCTGTTCCACCTCCACCAGAAGACCGCTTTCCCCCACTCTTTCGCCAAGGCGTGGGGCTCGGGAAAGGCCGGCTTGGAAAAGCAGGGGGGGCCCAACATCGTCTTTCTGAAGACCCACAAGACGGGCAGCAGCACTGTGCAAAATATCCTTTTCCGCGCTGGCGAGCAGCGCAACTTGACTGTGGCCTTTCCCCGTTACTCCTACCAGTTTGCGTACCCTGAGCACTTCTCCAGGGACTTTGTGGAAGACCTCCCGCCGAGGGCCGCCCGTTTCAACTTGCTGTGCAGCCACATGCGACTGGACGCGGGGGAAGCGCGGGCCGTCGTGCCCCCTCCGGCCGTCTTCCTCACCATCCTGCGCGACCCCGCGCGGACCTTCGAATCCGTCTTCCACTACTATCGGAACATTGTGCCCGCCTTCCAGCCCCTGTCCAACCACTCCAAGCCGTTGCTTGCTTTCCTCGAGGCGCCCCACCGATACTACAACGCTCAGGACGTCAGCAACGGGCTCGCCAGGAACCCCATGACCTTTGACCTGGGCCTGAACACGAGCCAGGAAGCAGCGCCGAGCGACCGGTGGGCGAGCGAACTGGAACGGCTCAACCGGACCTTCCAGCTGGTGATGATCGCGGAACATTTCGACGAGTCCTTGCTTCTCGCGCGGGAATTGCTGGGGCTGGGCATGGACGAGCTGATGTACGTCCGGCTGAATGTCCGTCACAAGGAGGAGGAGCCAATGGCCAGGGAACTGGTGCAGAAAATCCAGGCCTGGAATTGGGTCGACGTGCAACTCTATAGGTTTTTCCAGAGTGTCTTCTGGCGCAAGGTGGAGCGCTACGGCTACGTGCGCATGAAGCGGGAGTTGGCCGCCTTCCGGGCCCTGCTGCGGAAGGCCGCAGGGAAGTGTCTGGCCGGGGAACCGGTTGGCCCGGAGGTCATGGCGGACGAGCTGCGGCCCTGGCAGCCGGGAAGCGTCACCATCCTGGGCTACAATCTCAGGCAGAACCTCACCTCTGACCAATACAGAGACTGCTTCAGAATGGTCCTGCCCGAACTCCAGTATCATGCTTACCTCTATTACAGGCAATACGGAAGGGACATGCGCCCCCTTCCCACTGCGTGA
- the S1PR5 gene encoding sphingosine 1-phosphate receptor 5 produces MDSVGMDSPPHLVQISQEYHHHHNNDIISLHYNYTGKLHNSKYRGSLQAHAVVFLAVCALIVAENLVVLLAIWRNKKFHSPMYYLLGNLTLSDLLAGVAYAANIVLSGPGTLRLTTVQWFLREGGVFVTLTASVLGLFAIAVERHITMTRMRVSRGNKKRRTLLLVGASWGAAVLLGALPLLGWNCLGRLPECSTVLPLYSKRYVVFCIAVFLAVLVSVVALYARVYCMVKFSGQRSSRLREGVLRKPEKYLSVLRTVTAVVGTFIACWLPLFLLLLLDVTCQAQACSLLYKADYFLALAMINSLLNPVVYTLTSKDLRRAIFRLLCCFPSAALGAEESRAKRFGLPILEGSTSGSEHSSQQKEGPETGPLAGNGTPKTSKAFVPKNAS; encoded by the coding sequence ATGGATTCCGTTGGCATGGATTCTCCGCCCCACTTGGTCCAGATCTCTCAGGAgtatcaccaccaccacaacaacgACATAATTTCCCTTCACTACAACTACACGGGGAAGCTCCACAATAGCAAATACAGGGGGAGCCTCCAAGCCCACGCCGTGGTCTTCCTGGCGGTGTGTGCCCTCATCGTGGCCGAAAACCTGGTGGTCCTGCTGGCCATATGGAGGAACAAGAAGTTCCATTCGCCCATGTACTACCTGCTGGGGAATCTGACCCTGTCGGACCTGCTAGCCGGAGTCGCCTACGCCGCCAATATCGTCCTGTCCGGGCCCGGCACCCTCCGGCTGACCACCGTCCAGTGGTTCCTGCGTGAAGGGGGGGTCTTTGTCACCCTCACCGCCTCGGTCCTTGGCCTCTTTGCCATTGCCGTGGAGAGACACATCACCATGACCCGCATGCGAGTCTCCCGCGGGAACAAAAAACGGCGCACGCTCCTGCTGGTGGGGGCCAGCTGGGGGGCCGCCGTCCTGCTCGGGGCCCTGCCCCTCCTGGGCTGGAACTGCCTCGGCCGCCTCCCCGAGTGCTCCACGGTGCTGCCGCTCTACTCCAAGCGCTACGTGGTCTTCTGCATCGCAGTTTTCCTGGCCGTCCTCGTCTCCGTGGTGGCACTGTATGCCCGGGTTTATTGCATGGTCAAGTTCAGCGGGCAGCGCTCGAGCCGCCTTCGCGAGGGGGTGCTCCGGAAACCCGAGAAGTACCTGTCCGTGCTGAGGACCGTGACCGCCGTGGTGGGCACCTTCATTGCctgctggctgcccctcttcctcctcttacTGCTGGACGTCACGTGCCAGGCCCAAGCCTGCAGCCTGCTCTATAAAGCAGATTATTTCCTGGCCTTGGCGATGATCAACTCTCTGCTCAACCCTGTCGTTTATACCCTGACCAGCAAGGACCTGCGGCGGGCCATCTTCCGGTTGCTCTGCTGCTTCCCGTCCGCCGCGCTGGGGGCGGAGGAGAGCCGCGCCAAGCGCTTTGGTCTCCCCATCCTGGAGGGCAGCACCAGCGGGTCGGAACACTCCTCCCAACAGAAGGAGGGGCCCGAGACCGGTCCGTTGGCCGGGAACGGCACCCCCAAAACGAGCAAGGCGTTCGTGCCAAAAAATGCCTCTTGA
- the ATG4D gene encoding cysteine protease ATG4D yields MNSVSPASVQYLNHDELPHADGQQLFSARAGSSHVGGSAHGQHSELDEVDKIKCKVLSVWNKVKYGWTVKSKTNFSKLSPVYLFGYIYHFEREEDVERFQKDFASRVWLTYRREFQQLEGTTWTTDCGWGCMLRSGQMLLAQGLLVHFLGRDWTWSDALLVNQLAETEPGKSSSSSRPGTALLPQTPPLPAHRGRAPSDPQSPPRPCSPDEREKERRHRKIISWFADRPEAPFGIHHLVDLGRSSGKKAGDWYGPSITAHIVRKAVDCCSEAGSLAVYVSQDCTVYKGDVENLASRNQGRAAWDSCAEWSAVIILVPMRLGGENLNPAYVDCVKELLRLDSCIGIIGGKPRHSLYFVGYQDDFLLYLDPHYCQPFVDTTQEDFLLESFHCNFPRKTAFSKMDPSCTIGFYARHSGEFERLCSKLIQVLNSASVKERYPMFSVVEGCSQAYGLDEQGSHFSQQTKQTQRCTKRERAKKPTAEEFVVL; encoded by the exons ATGAATTCTGTGTCGCCTGCTTCAGTACAATACCTGAATCACGATGAGCTGCCCCACGCCGACGGACAGCAGCTCTTTAGCGCCCGGGCCGGCAGCAGCCATGTGGGGGGCTCTGCCCACGGCCAGCACAGCGAGCTGGACGAAGTGGACAAGATTAAGTGTAAAGTCCTTTCTGTCTGGAACAAAGTGAAGTATG GTTGGACAGTCAAGAGCAAAACCAATTTCAGCAAGCTCTCCCCGGTCTACCTCTTTGGCTACATTTACCATTTTGAACGAGAGG AGGACGTGGAGCGTTTCCAGAAGGACTTTGCGTCCCGCGTCTGGCTGACCTACCGGAGGGAGTTTCAGCAGCTGGAGGGCACGACGTGGACTACGGACTGCGGCTGGGGCTGCATGCTGCGGAGTGGGCAGATGCTGCTGGCCCAGGGACTCCTCGTCCATTTCCTTGGCAGAG ACTGGACCTGGTCAGATGCCTTACTCGTCAACCAGTTGGCTGAGACGGAACCTGGGAAAAGTTCCTCTTCATCCCGCCCCGGCACTGCCCTCCTGCCTCAGACGCCTCCCCTCCCAGCTCATAGGGGCAGGGCCCCCTCAGACCCCCAGAGCCCCCCGCGCCCCTGCAGCCCCGACGAACGGGAGAAGGAGCGCCGTCACCGCAAGATCATCTCGTGGTTCGCGGATCGGCCAGAAGCACCTTTTGGGATCCACCATCTCGTTGACCTCGGGCGCAGTTCGGGGAAGAAAGCCGGGGACTGGTACGGGCCTTCTATCACAGCCCACATTGTGAG GAAAGCCGTGGATTGCTGTTCGGAAGCGGGAAGCCTGGCTGTGTACGTGTCTCAGGACTGCACAG TGTACAAAGGGGACGTGGAGAACCTGGCCAGCAGGAACCAAGGGAGGGCAGCGTGGGACTCCTGCGCAGAGTGGAGCGCGGTCATCATCCTGGTGCCCATGCGCTTGGGCGGGGAGAACCTCAACCCTGCCTACGTGGACTGTGTTAAG GAGCTTCTGAGGCTGGATTCCTGCATCGGGATCATTGGCGGAAAACCCAGGCACTCTCTGTACTTCGTCGGATATCAAG ATGACTTCCTCCTTTACCTGGACCCTCACTACTGCCAGCCCTTTGTGGACACCACCCAGGAGGACTTCCTCTTGGAG TCCTTCCACTGCAACTTCCCCCGGAAAACGGCATTCAGCAAGATGGATCCCAGCTGCACCATTGGTTTCTACGCCCGTCACAGCGGCGAGTTTGAGCGGCTGTGTTCGAAGCTGATCCAG GTCCTGAACTCCGCATCCGTCAAAGAGAGGTACCCCATGTTCTCAGTCGTGGAGGGCTGTTCCCAGGCGTACGGCTTGGATGAACAGGGCTCCCATTTCTCCCAGCAGACGAAGCAAACCCAGCGTTGCACCAAGCGGGAGAGGGCGAAAAAGCCCACCGCGGAGGAGTTTGTCGTCTTATGA